From the Paenibacillus sp. R14(2021) genome, the window AATCATCCATAATGCTGGTTTCTATTATAGACAACCGTTCTGAACGAAGCTTCGTACGTTCCCGAATAGACCAAACGACCGCCCCCCGGTAGATCACCGAGAAGCAGTCGCTGCTTAGAAGCCTTGCAGGGTTGTTGTCGATTATTTATTCGCTGCGGGCGTATAGACGTTAATATGGTCGATATGCGCCGTCTTGCCGGCAGGCGCGCTCTTCGGACCGACGAATTTCAGCTGATGGCTGCCTGCGGCATACAGGTAGATTTTGTCGTTGCCGATGAATTTGATTTCTTTGGGCTTGCCGAGTGCGGCTGCGACGGCTGTGAACGTCATTGATTTGATGCCCATGGAAGGATCGATGCTTTGTCCGAAGTCGCGCAGATCGTAGATGACGCCGGTCTTGCTGCTGATGCCTACCGCATATGCGCCTTGTCCCATGCCGAAATTGAAGGTTTCATAGCCGCCGCCCGAGAGCGTCGGTTCGCCCCAGACTTTATGCACTTCCTTGATGGTTGTTTTGCCGGATACGAAGCTGCTCTTCGGCACTTTGCCTTGTTTTGCGAGCGCTAGGATGCTTTTGATATAGGCCGGTCCGTTTTCCTTCGCCGCAGCTGCCGCCGCTCGAACAGGCGGCGTCGCAGTTACCGGGTGAACAGTCGTGGATACTGCGGGAACAGACGTGCTTGATGCGTGAGCGGGCGTTACGGCTGCCAGTGTTCCGAGTGAAATCATGGCGGCCATGCCGATCGTGGACCATTTGCGAATAGCGTTGCGTTTTATAGTTGTCATTATTGAGCACCTCATTAGTTGGATTGTTAGTGAATTCCCTCTTGATGTACTCATCTTAAAACATATGCATACGATAAAAGTTACAAAAAAGTTAAACTTCGTCCGTAGGGAGTTTCATAGATCTGCAGCGTGTCGCTCTATCGCCGCCGCTATCGCCGCCCAAAGAATGCAATCGCGAAGGACCTGAACTCGATTGCCGCCTGGGACAAGTAATGCTCCCGGTTCCAAGAGATGCCGAAGCGTCGCTGGCAAATCGGATTATTGATGCGCAGCTGCGTCGTTTTTGGGCTGGAGGCTTTCATTCCTAGGGAGAGGGGGAGCGTGAAGGTGATGCCAAGGCCCATTTCGACCAGCGTCTGGATGGCGCTCACTTCTTCCAGCTCAAAGGCGACATGCGGCTCGAAGCCGGCCTGTCGGCAAAATCCGTCCGTAATCTGGCGGAAGTTAGACCGGGAAGACAAGGAGATGAATGGCTCGTTGGCGGCTTCGGCGAGATCGATG encodes:
- a CDS encoding YjgB family protein — translated: MTTIKRNAIRKWSTIGMAAMISLGTLAAVTPAHASSTSVPAVSTTVHPVTATPPVRAAAAAAKENGPAYIKSILALAKQGKVPKSSFVSGKTTIKEVHKVWGEPTLSGGGYETFNFGMGQGAYAVGISSKTGVIYDLRDFGQSIDPSMGIKSMTFTAVAAALGKPKEIKFIGNDKIYLYAAGSHQLKFVGPKSAPAGKTAHIDHINVYTPAANK